In Lacrimispora indolis DSM 755, a genomic segment contains:
- a CDS encoding competence/damage-inducible protein A produces MVVELISVGTELLLGNIVNTNTQYLAEKCALLGLSMYHQVTVGDNRERLSESLETALKRSDVVILTGGLGPTEDDLTKEVCAEVMGFSLVEDAHTRDRIKAYFKNSIYKEIPGNNWKQALVPQGAVVLDNDNGTAPGLILEKDGKAAILLPGPPNELKPLFQDQVFPYLQKRQPEVIRSQMIKICGHGESQVEDKILDLIDGQSNPTIATYAKTAEVHLRVTAKASDEEEAKGLLKPVVKEIKNRFGDDVYTTKEEETIEMAVVRLLKKYELTVTTAESCTGGLIAGRLVNVPGASQVFREGFITYSNKSKRKLLDVSKSTLKKHGAVSEQTAKEMAIGGVFAADADVCIAVTGIAGPDSEGEKPVGLVYMACYMKDKVSVEEYHFKGNREKIREQSVVKALDLLRRSILKNYH; encoded by the coding sequence ATGGTTGTAGAACTGATTTCGGTTGGAACGGAGCTTCTTCTTGGAAATATTGTAAATACCAACACTCAGTACCTGGCGGAAAAATGTGCTCTTTTGGGACTTTCCATGTATCATCAGGTTACAGTTGGTGATAACAGAGAAAGGCTTTCGGAAAGCCTGGAGACTGCCTTAAAGCGTTCTGATGTTGTCATTTTGACCGGCGGCCTGGGGCCTACGGAGGATGATTTGACAAAAGAGGTCTGTGCAGAAGTCATGGGCTTTTCTTTGGTGGAGGATGCCCATACAAGGGACAGAATCAAGGCATATTTTAAAAACAGCATTTATAAAGAGATTCCGGGCAATAACTGGAAACAGGCTCTTGTTCCCCAGGGAGCGGTTGTGCTTGATAATGATAATGGTACGGCTCCCGGACTTATTTTGGAAAAAGATGGAAAAGCCGCAATTTTACTGCCGGGACCTCCTAATGAATTAAAGCCTCTGTTCCAGGACCAGGTATTTCCCTATCTGCAGAAACGTCAGCCAGAAGTGATCCGCTCTCAGATGATCAAAATCTGCGGCCATGGCGAGAGCCAGGTAGAGGATAAGATTCTCGATCTCATTGACGGTCAGTCCAATCCAACCATTGCCACCTATGCAAAGACAGCTGAAGTGCACTTAAGGGTCACAGCAAAGGCGTCAGATGAAGAGGAGGCAAAAGGTCTTTTAAAGCCGGTGGTAAAGGAGATCAAAAACCGTTTTGGGGATGATGTATATACCACAAAAGAGGAAGAGACCATTGAGATGGCGGTTGTCCGTCTCCTTAAAAAATATGAACTGACGGTGACCACAGCGGAATCCTGCACAGGGGGCCTGATTGCAGGGCGTCTGGTAAACGTACCGGGAGCTTCCCAGGTGTTTCGGGAAGGCTTTATCACTTATTCCAACAAGTCAAAGAGAAAGCTTCTTGATGTGAGCAAAAGTACTTTGAAAAAACACGGTGCGGTCAGCGAACAGACTGCAAAGGAAATGGCTATCGGAGGTGTTTTTGCTGCCGATGCTGATGTCTGTATTGCGGTGACAGGAATCGCAGGACCGGATTCGGAAGGGGAAAAGCCGGTAGGCCTTGTTTATATGGCCTGTTATATGAAAGATAAGGTTTCAGTGGAAGAATATCACTTTAAGGGGAACCGGGAAAAGATCAGGGAACAGTCCGTGGTAAAGGCTCTGGATTTACTGCGCCGTTCCATTCTCAAGAATTATCATTGA
- the pgsA gene encoding CDP-diacylglycerol--glycerol-3-phosphate 3-phosphatidyltransferase, with product MNLPNKLTILRVIMIPFFVLFLLLDGGVNATYRYIAAVIFIAASFTDFLDGKIARTYGLVTNFGKFMDPLADKLLVCAGLICFTALGQLSAWIVIVIISREFIISGFRLVASDNGVVIAASYWGKFKTVSQMIMSVLLILNIPALSFVTIVFIWIAAILTVVSLVDYIAKNYRVLMEGSM from the coding sequence ATGAATTTACCGAATAAGCTTACGATTTTAAGGGTTATTATGATTCCGTTTTTTGTTCTGTTTCTGCTGCTTGACGGAGGTGTCAATGCCACATACCGTTACATTGCAGCCGTTATATTCATTGCGGCCAGCTTTACGGACTTTCTGGATGGGAAGATCGCCAGAACGTATGGCCTGGTGACGAATTTCGGCAAGTTTATGGATCCTCTGGCGGATAAACTGCTGGTCTGTGCAGGACTGATCTGTTTTACGGCTCTTGGCCAGCTTTCTGCCTGGATCGTTATCGTGATCATAAGCCGCGAATTTATTATCAGCGGTTTCCGTCTGGTTGCCTCGGATAATGGTGTGGTGATTGCGGCAAGCTACTGGGGAAAGTTTAAGACGGTTTCCCAGATGATCATGTCGGTTCTTCTTATCCTGAACATTCCGGCATTGTCCTTTGTTACAATTGTGTTTATCTGGATCGCCGCCATCCTTACAGTGGTATCACTGGTTGATTATATAGCAAAAAATTATCGTGTTCTTATGGAAGGGAGTATGTGA
- the rimO gene encoding 30S ribosomal protein S12 methylthiotransferase RimO, with the protein MKLLCVSLGCDKNLVDTEMMLGLLNKDGYTFTDDEYEADVIVINTCCFIGDAKEESVNTILDLAQRKIDGKCKALIVTGCLAQRYKQEIIDEIPEVDGILGTSTYDEISNVLAEALGGNQHVQRFHELDELPEVETERILTTGGHYAFLKIAEGCDKHCTYCIIPSLRGNYRSVPMERLIKEGERLAEKGVKELILVAQETTLYGVDLYGEKSLPKLLKSLCRISGIQWIRIQYCYPEEITDELIQTIKEEEKICNYLDLPIQHASDRILKRMGRRTSKAQLQEIVEKLRKEIPDMALRTTLISGFPGETQEDHEELMEFVDEMEFQRLGVFVYSAEEDTPAAEFPDQVEQQVKEERRDAIMELQQEISFDFSKSMIGKTLEVMIEGKVADENAYVGRTYMDGPGVDGMIFVQTGEELMSGDFASVRVTGAMEYDLIGELEDEFTE; encoded by the coding sequence ATGAAGTTATTATGTGTTTCACTAGGCTGCGACAAAAATCTCGTGGATACGGAGATGATGCTGGGCCTTCTGAATAAGGACGGATATACGTTTACAGATGATGAATATGAGGCGGATGTGATTGTGATCAACACCTGCTGCTTTATCGGTGATGCAAAAGAAGAAAGCGTAAACACCATACTGGATTTGGCCCAGAGAAAAATTGACGGCAAATGCAAGGCGCTGATCGTCACCGGCTGTCTGGCTCAGCGGTATAAACAGGAGATCATAGACGAGATTCCTGAAGTGGATGGAATTCTGGGAACCTCTACCTATGATGAGATATCTAACGTCCTGGCGGAAGCCCTTGGCGGAAACCAGCATGTTCAGCGCTTTCATGAGCTGGACGAGCTTCCTGAGGTGGAAACGGAACGGATCCTTACAACAGGAGGCCATTATGCATTTTTAAAGATTGCGGAAGGGTGCGATAAGCATTGCACCTACTGCATCATTCCTTCCCTGCGGGGGAATTACCGCAGCGTACCCATGGAACGGCTGATAAAGGAAGGGGAACGTCTGGCTGAGAAGGGGGTAAAAGAGCTTATTTTAGTAGCTCAGGAGACGACTCTTTACGGCGTAGACCTATATGGAGAAAAATCACTTCCAAAGCTTCTTAAAAGCCTATGCCGCATATCCGGGATCCAGTGGATCAGGATTCAGTACTGTTATCCGGAAGAGATTACGGATGAGCTGATTCAGACCATAAAGGAAGAAGAGAAGATATGCAATTACCTTGATCTGCCTATCCAGCATGCCAGCGACCGGATTTTAAAACGCATGGGACGGAGAACTTCTAAGGCCCAGCTTCAGGAAATCGTGGAAAAGCTCAGGAAAGAAATCCCGGATATGGCGCTGAGAACCACGTTGATCTCAGGATTTCCGGGAGAAACACAGGAAGATCATGAAGAACTGATGGAATTCGTAGATGAGATGGAATTCCAGCGTTTAGGCGTGTTTGTATATTCCGCAGAAGAAGATACTCCTGCTGCTGAGTTTCCGGATCAGGTTGAACAGCAGGTAAAGGAAGAACGCCGGGATGCCATTATGGAGCTTCAGCAGGAAATCTCTTTTGATTTTTCCAAGTCCATGATCGGAAAAACCCTGGAGGTCATGATTGAAGGCAAGGTAGCGGATGAAAACGCTTATGTAGGCCGTACCTATATGGACGGGCCCGGTGTGGATGGAATGATTTTTGTTCAGACAGGGGAAGAACTGATGTCAGGTGATTTTGCCAGTGTCCGTGTCACAGGGGCCATGGAATATGATTTGATAGGAGAGTTGGAGGATGAATTTACCGAATAA
- the rpoZ gene encoding DNA-directed RNA polymerase subunit omega — MLHPSYSDLINVVNSEVEPGEAPVVQSRYSIVIAAAKRARQIIGGSEPEILGAGKKPLSVAVEELYEGKVKILSEADATEEDDK, encoded by the coding sequence ATGTTACATCCATCTTATTCAGATTTGATTAATGTAGTAAACAGCGAGGTAGAGCCAGGAGAGGCTCCTGTTGTACAGAGCCGTTATTCCATTGTAATTGCCGCAGCTAAGAGAGCAAGGCAGATCATCGGCGGCTCGGAGCCGGAGATTTTGGGAGCCGGTAAGAAACCGCTTTCTGTTGCCGTAGAGGAACTGTATGAGGGCAAAGTGAAGATTTTAAGCGAAGCGGATGCAACAGAAGAAGACGATAAATAG
- the gmk gene encoding guanylate kinase, producing MNEHGILAVVSGFSGAGKGTLMKELLKRYDNYALSISATTRNPREGEEHGREYFFVTEERFKDMMVKEELIEYAQYVNHYYGTPKEYVLNQMKMGKDVILEIEIQGALKVKQHFPAAILIFVMPPNAEELKRRLIGRGTENMDVINARLRRAAEEAEGMEAYDYILINDKIDTCVEEMHRMIQVQHNRASNNMAFLAHIREELKNI from the coding sequence ATGAATGAACATGGCATATTGGCAGTCGTATCCGGATTTTCAGGGGCCGGCAAGGGAACCTTGATGAAGGAGCTTCTGAAACGGTATGATAATTACGCACTGTCCATTTCCGCCACCACCAGAAATCCCAGAGAGGGAGAGGAACACGGCAGGGAATATTTCTTTGTGACAGAAGAACGTTTTAAGGATATGATGGTAAAGGAAGAATTGATCGAATATGCCCAGTACGTCAACCATTACTATGGCACTCCCAAGGAATATGTTTTGAACCAGATGAAAATGGGGAAGGATGTAATCCTGGAAATTGAGATTCAGGGAGCACTTAAGGTAAAGCAACATTTCCCTGCTGCGATTTTGATTTTCGTCATGCCTCCCAATGCAGAGGAATTAAAGCGCCGTCTCATCGGCAGGGGTACGGAAAACATGGATGTGATTAATGCCAGGCTCCGCCGGGCGGCTGAGGAAGCAGAAGGCATGGAGGCCTATGATTATATCCTTATTAATGATAAAATAGACACTTGTGTGGAAGAGATGCACCGCATGATCCAGGTCCAGCATAACCGGGCTTCCAATAATATGGCATTTTTAGCCCATATCAGGGAAGAATTAAAAAATATATAG
- a CDS encoding YicC/YloC family endoribonuclease has protein sequence MIKSMTGFGRCETVTDEYKISVEMKAVNHRYLDLSIKMPKKFNFFEAGIRNLLKNYIQRGKVDVFISYEDYTENKLCLKYNSALAAEYMDYFAKMEAQFGIQNDIKVSALSRCPEVLTMEEVPEDEEQMWKLLSETIEEAAKRFVETRMTEGENLKNDLLGKLKFMTELVEFIEERSPRILLEYRTKLEDKVKELLASASVDEGRIATEVTIFADKICVDEETVRLRNHIENTCAELNAGGSVGRKLDFIAQEMNREANTILSKANDLEISDKAIALKTEIEKVREQIQNIE, from the coding sequence ATGATCAAGAGCATGACAGGTTTCGGCAGATGCGAAACCGTCACGGATGAATATAAGATTTCCGTAGAGATGAAGGCTGTAAATCACAGATATTTGGATTTAAGCATAAAGATGCCGAAAAAGTTTAATTTCTTTGAAGCAGGGATCAGGAATCTGTTAAAGAATTATATCCAGCGTGGAAAGGTTGATGTATTTATCAGCTATGAGGATTACACAGAGAATAAGCTGTGTTTAAAGTATAACAGCGCGCTGGCTGCCGAATATATGGATTATTTCGCAAAGATGGAGGCACAGTTCGGGATTCAGAACGACATCAAGGTATCGGCCCTGTCCAGATGCCCGGAGGTCCTTACCATGGAAGAGGTGCCGGAGGATGAGGAACAAATGTGGAAGCTTCTTTCGGAAACCATTGAGGAAGCTGCAAAACGTTTTGTGGAAACCAGAATGACTGAAGGAGAAAACTTAAAGAACGATCTTCTTGGAAAGCTTAAATTTATGACTGAGCTTGTGGAATTTATTGAAGAACGTTCCCCCAGGATCCTTTTAGAATACAGGACAAAGCTGGAGGACAAGGTAAAGGAACTGCTGGCAAGCGCTTCCGTTGACGAAGGAAGGATTGCCACGGAGGTTACGATTTTTGCTGATAAAATCTGTGTGGATGAAGAGACCGTGCGGCTCAGAAACCACATTGAAAATACCTGTGCAGAGCTTAACGCAGGCGGAAGCGTGGGAAGAAAGCTGGATTTCATCGCTCAGGAGATGAACCGGGAGGCAAATACCATTCTTTCCAAAGCCAATGACCTGGAGATTTCCGATAAGGCCATCGCACTGAAGACCGAGATTGAAAAAGTAAGGGAACAAATCCAGAATATTGAGTAG
- a CDS encoding Rqc2 family fibronectin-binding protein — protein MALDGIVMANLAAEMKDRLEGGKIAKIAQPEKDELLFTVKNQKNTWRLLISASASLPLIYFTEANKQSPMTAPNFCMLLRKHIGNGRIIRVSQPGLERILCMEVEHFDELGDKRIKKLIIEIMGKHSNIIFCNEEDLILDSIKHISAQVSSVREVLPGRTYFIPQTMEKKDPLTVTQEEFIDVIGHTAAPIQKALYMRLTGISPIMGHELCFLASIDGDRSANGLSELELIHLYHMFSFIIEDVRQRHFTPNIIYKKEEPVEFSALPLTCYQGEGYVSQCFDSISALLETYYASKNTITRIRQKSVDLRKIVQTALERNYKKFDLQAKQLKDTDKRDKYKVYGELINTYGYELTGEEKQLVCLNYYTNEDISIPLDDQLSAKENAQKYFDKYNKLKRTFEAVTEQIAETKQEIDHLESVSAALDIALMEEDLVQIKEELMEYGYIKHRRSGDKKPKITSKPFHYLSSDGFHIYVGKNNYQNEELTFKVAGNSDWWFHAKGIPGSHVIVKSEGRELPDKTFEEAAALAAYYSKGRENDKVEVDYVQKKQIKKVAGAAPGFVIYHTNYSMVAEPKMLLEECK, from the coding sequence ATGGCATTAGACGGAATTGTTATGGCAAATCTCGCAGCAGAGATGAAAGACCGGCTGGAAGGCGGAAAAATCGCAAAAATTGCCCAGCCGGAAAAAGATGAACTGCTGTTTACAGTTAAAAACCAGAAAAATACATGGAGACTCTTAATCTCGGCCAGCGCCAGTCTCCCACTCATCTATTTTACAGAAGCAAACAAGCAGAGTCCCATGACCGCCCCAAATTTTTGTATGCTTTTGAGAAAACATATTGGAAACGGGCGCATTATCCGGGTGAGCCAGCCGGGGCTGGAGCGGATTTTGTGCATGGAAGTGGAGCATTTCGATGAACTAGGTGACAAGAGGATTAAAAAACTGATCATTGAAATCATGGGAAAGCACAGTAACATCATTTTTTGCAATGAAGAGGACTTAATTTTAGACAGCATCAAGCATATTTCAGCCCAGGTCAGCTCTGTGCGGGAAGTTTTGCCGGGAAGAACCTATTTCATCCCTCAGACAATGGAGAAAAAAGACCCTTTGACCGTGACTCAGGAAGAATTCATTGATGTGATCGGGCATACGGCCGCCCCCATACAAAAGGCGCTGTATATGAGACTGACCGGTATAAGCCCCATCATGGGCCATGAGCTCTGCTTCCTGGCTTCCATTGACGGAGACCGGTCTGCAAACGGATTGTCTGAGTTGGAACTGATTCATTTATATCACATGTTTTCCTTTATAATAGAAGATGTAAGACAAAGGCACTTTACTCCCAATATCATATATAAAAAAGAGGAACCTGTGGAATTCTCCGCTCTCCCCTTAACCTGTTACCAGGGGGAAGGTTATGTTTCCCAGTGCTTTGATTCCATCAGCGCACTATTGGAAACCTATTATGCTTCAAAAAACACCATCACCAGAATCCGGCAAAAATCCGTGGATTTACGGAAAATCGTACAGACCGCTTTGGAGCGGAATTATAAAAAATTCGACTTACAGGCCAAACAGCTGAAGGATACGGACAAACGGGACAAGTATAAGGTTTACGGCGAGCTTATCAATACCTATGGATATGAATTGACCGGAGAGGAAAAGCAGCTTGTCTGCCTTAATTATTACACCAATGAGGATATTTCAATTCCTTTGGATGACCAGCTGTCTGCAAAGGAAAATGCACAGAAATATTTTGATAAATACAACAAGCTAAAGCGCACCTTTGAGGCCGTAACGGAACAAATCGCTGAAACAAAACAGGAAATCGATCATCTGGAATCCGTAAGTGCTGCTTTGGATATCGCCTTAATGGAAGAGGATCTTGTACAGATCAAGGAAGAACTGATGGAATACGGTTATATTAAGCATCGCCGGTCCGGCGACAAGAAGCCAAAGATCACAAGCAAGCCCTTCCACTATCTATCTTCCGACGGATTTCATATTTATGTAGGGAAAAATAATTACCAGAATGAAGAACTGACTTTTAAGGTGGCTGGCAACAGCGACTGGTGGTTCCATGCCAAAGGAATCCCTGGATCCCATGTGATCGTAAAATCGGAAGGGAGGGAACTTCCTGACAAGACTTTTGAAGAAGCCGCTGCCTTAGCCGCCTACTATTCCAAAGGCCGTGAAAATGATAAGGTGGAAGTGGATTATGTTCAGAAAAAGCAGATTAAGAAGGTGGCCGGAGCTGCGCCTGGCTTTGTTATCTATCACACCAATTATTCCATGGTTGCTGAGCCGAAGATGCTTTTGGAAGAATGTAAGTAA
- a CDS encoding accessory gene regulator B family protein translates to MSISKVAVGFCDWLNTISPRSPEENKVIQYGVELLLDNIIKLIVIVLIGIVLGKGFETVVVLSAFCALRLQAGGIHAKTGLGCGFSVLLVWAISILGDTYFDIKTSFLPCIYIVSVLVVICCVPRTINIKYFSVQDKLRKKLYSIVVLTLMMTIAFLSPFLRGLIIYPVILEVLTLLPKSKVNVKGEN, encoded by the coding sequence ATGAGTATTTCCAAAGTTGCTGTCGGTTTTTGCGATTGGTTGAATACAATAAGTCCTAGAAGTCCAGAAGAAAATAAGGTAATTCAATATGGGGTGGAATTGTTGTTGGACAATATTATTAAGCTTATTGTTATCGTGCTTATTGGAATTGTCCTGGGAAAAGGGTTTGAGACCGTTGTGGTGTTATCTGCATTTTGTGCCTTGAGATTACAGGCTGGTGGTATTCACGCTAAAACAGGTTTGGGCTGTGGATTTAGTGTGTTGTTAGTTTGGGCAATATCTATTTTAGGTGATACATATTTTGATATAAAAACGTCATTTTTGCCTTGTATCTATATAGTTTCTGTTCTTGTTGTTATTTGCTGTGTTCCTAGAACTATAAATATTAAGTACTTTAGTGTACAAGACAAATTAAGAAAGAAGTTATATTCAATTGTTGTTTTAACATTAATGATGACAATTGCATTTTTAAGTCCATTTTTAAGAGGGCTGATTATTTATCCTGTTATTTTGGAAGTATTAACTCTGCTTCCTAAAAGTAAAGTAAATGTAAAAGGAGAGAATTGA
- a CDS encoding sensor histidine kinase, producing the protein MTYFIYTFTGALCVYFFCVHLLPNKLTILRRFILFLYTFGTAFLFNRIFGQASTFITFSGLTLIIYLFTSNHYLSLSCYLFGYLYTITFNYLFMWGAGFIFKMDMEALITHHFLLIIFSCIYCLFCGTTTKLIGHYIHKKLNITKYLTNHHMLKAIFINLFLLVLFYIFNFSYGERLGYNYGVIALNGIIFLLLFTVTVFLMYSVYKVTMGEQAYKHRMAQFENLRTYTERLENSYGIMRKFKHDYMNILITMSGFMKENDMDGLKEYYSDRILPISRAFTESDTKLGILSNIKNTALKSLLSSKFVYMMEVGIKIEIELTESIDELTIDCLDLSRIIGIFLDNAMEAAMETEEKKVHFCMFYKEMDLYLIIQNTALPPDYAISELRNHNVSTKGENRGIGLFNVDMILKGYKNVVWNTTYEEPYFTQELILMHNE; encoded by the coding sequence ATGACTTATTTTATTTATACATTTACAGGGGCCTTATGTGTTTACTTTTTTTGTGTGCACTTACTCCCTAATAAGTTGACAATTCTTAGGCGGTTTATTTTATTTTTATATACTTTTGGCACCGCTTTTCTTTTTAACCGAATTTTCGGACAAGCCAGCACATTCATTACCTTTTCAGGGCTCACACTTATAATTTATCTTTTTACTAGTAATCACTATTTGAGCCTATCCTGTTATTTATTTGGCTATCTTTATACAATTACATTTAACTATTTGTTTATGTGGGGAGCCGGTTTCATATTTAAAATGGATATGGAGGCTTTAATAACTCACCATTTTTTGCTTATCATTTTTTCTTGCATTTATTGTTTATTCTGTGGAACTACAACAAAACTAATTGGTCATTATATTCATAAAAAATTAAATATAACAAAATATTTAACCAACCACCATATGCTAAAAGCTATTTTTATTAATCTTTTTCTCTTGGTGCTCTTTTACATTTTCAACTTTTCTTATGGAGAGCGCCTTGGATATAATTACGGTGTTATTGCATTAAATGGAATCATTTTTTTATTATTGTTTACAGTCACAGTCTTTCTCATGTATTCTGTTTATAAAGTCACAATGGGCGAACAAGCTTACAAACATCGTATGGCACAATTTGAAAACCTTCGCACCTACACGGAACGTTTGGAAAATTCCTACGGAATTATGCGTAAATTCAAGCATGACTATATGAATATACTTATTACAATGTCTGGATTTATGAAAGAAAATGATATGGATGGCCTAAAGGAATATTACAGTGATAGAATCCTCCCCATCAGCCGTGCATTTACAGAATCAGACACCAAGCTGGGAATTCTCTCCAATATTAAAAACACCGCCTTAAAAAGCCTGCTCTCCTCTAAATTCGTCTATATGATGGAGGTAGGTATCAAAATAGAAATAGAATTGACTGAGTCAATCGACGAACTTACCATAGATTGCCTGGATCTATCCAGGATCATCGGCATATTTTTAGACAATGCCATGGAAGCTGCTATGGAGACAGAAGAAAAGAAAGTGCATTTTTGCATGTTTTATAAGGAGATGGATCTCTATCTCATTATTCAAAACACGGCCCTTCCTCCAGATTATGCCATATCAGAACTTCGAAACCATAACGTTTCAACAAAAGGAGAAAATAGAGGAATCGGCCTTTTTAACGTGGATATGATTCTAAAAGGCTATAAAAATGTTGTTTGGAATACTACATATGAAGAACCTTATTTCACACAAGAACTAATCCTAATGCATAACGAATAA
- a CDS encoding LytR/AlgR family response regulator transcription factor: protein MIHIYLCEDDKRQLNRWVDIIEKYLLMNPTEAKLYCSASKPEELLSMRRRSSTTGLYFLDIDLQSNKNGIELAQEIRKYDPRGYIVFVTTHSEMAVLTFRYKVEAMDFIIKDESDTLPQQICSCIQNVERNYKAQLDSSNRLLSIKVDKDSLILDQNDIVAITTGDDPHKLIVHTKTGVRQISGSLKEFHVTLNSGFCQCNRSTIVNLKHVLKYSRDNALLLMDNKETYSVSIRMLGKVQKALNSFHPSIAK, encoded by the coding sequence ATGATCCACATATATCTTTGTGAAGATGATAAAAGACAATTAAATCGCTGGGTAGACATTATAGAAAAATATTTATTGATGAACCCAACGGAAGCCAAGCTTTACTGTTCCGCCTCAAAACCGGAAGAGTTGCTTTCCATGCGGAGAAGATCAAGCACTACCGGACTTTATTTTTTGGACATTGATTTGCAGTCAAATAAAAATGGAATTGAACTGGCCCAGGAGATACGAAAATATGACCCTCGCGGTTATATCGTTTTCGTAACTACTCACAGTGAAATGGCTGTTCTTACCTTTCGCTACAAAGTTGAAGCAATGGATTTTATTATTAAAGATGAATCGGATACCTTACCCCAGCAAATATGTTCTTGTATTCAGAACGTTGAAAGAAATTATAAGGCGCAGCTGGATTCCTCCAACCGCCTCTTATCCATAAAGGTTGATAAAGATTCCTTAATTCTGGATCAAAATGATATTGTCGCCATTACAACCGGCGACGATCCCCATAAGCTTATAGTACATACTAAAACCGGAGTCCGGCAGATTTCAGGCTCGTTAAAAGAATTCCATGTGACCTTAAATTCTGGTTTCTGCCAATGCAACCGTTCTACCATCGTAAATCTAAAGCATGTATTAAAATATTCCAGAGATAACGCTTTGCTTCTCATGGATAACAAAGAAACTTATTCCGTATCCATACGTATGCTTGGTAAAGTTCAGAAAGCTTTAAACAGTTTTCATCCATCTATAGCGAAATAG